In Styela clava chromosome 14, kaStyClav1.hap1.2, whole genome shotgun sequence, the following are encoded in one genomic region:
- the LOC120340782 gene encoding uncharacterized protein LOC120340782 — protein sequence MTMPSVDCPTPFATPHARTLVLDRIKQRFNNYGQHTQKCADRYSSAQQTIRANERRDTALLWQKVQELKNKKGMKTKDSRQKISSVDTNDNDSGYLARAAAQSLKRKLENEAQGYGDSSMSQRQQQEAKKMKNDPHLQKNNQRQEYQIPNVSVQIVQNFGNDSAKQIETTVNVQHSSRNMSDSQSVSVNVGPKNIKQEMVHDNRQGQQLSQQNMNQQQQQQCPPGAADSNDLSGFDLDLDMNTLDELLSHINDDIIDDIISPDGQQSMTSQSQPMTSPYTHNMTSQSHVMTSQTQHMTSSQSQQMASMQRMSSPGQHMTSPPMTSQMMQQQQNAKMYCKSEKVDMFPGFRGNTPENKQENIGLPRQNSMSQQNISANIMTQQSLRVGGNNFSANLSSQQNISLNMSTLQQQQNNYATSGRQMPSNNSMTSQHIQRLNQVAQFAPHEAPPPEPPRLCHPPAGSHGPQSQANYYESHSQQLKQLAEKTRYGSMSGSGSVNMPSDPRSTQHFPPHYRGNIEVPSMSQQINLQSHHQMPPGGQRLSHMDSNMYGRPAPFVQTQRSSMMMQQSIQQEAIMMRQQHMQNNSHPYYGRISEPHSQQVLPTNVNVPFPGNAPHPSWNSRGAGWPSTNPHNPMHRPQVTPEQVQRPMMNSVPETNNYIPEFDQDLNILAEILSKANP from the exons ATGACGATGCCATCAGTTGATTGCCCCACCCCCTTTGCAACTCCCCACGCTCGGACTCTTGTCTTGGATCGAATTAAACAAAGATTCAATAACTATGGACAACATACACAG AAATGTGCGGACCGCTACAGTTCCGCTCAACAAACGATACGCGCCAATGAAAGACGAGATACTGCCCTCTTGTGGCAAAAAGTACAGGAACTCAAAAACAAGAAAGGAATGAAAACAAAG GATTCACGGCAAAAGATTTCATCCGTTGACACAAATGATAACGATTCAGGATATCTAGCAAGAGCGGCGGCTCAGTCT CTGAAGAGAAAGCTGGAAAATGAAGCACAAG GTTACGGTGACTCTTCTATGAGCCAACGTCAACAACAAGAAGCCAAAAAGATGAAAAATGATCCGCACCTACAGAAAAATAACCAGAGACAAG AATACCAGATACCTAACGTGTCGGTACAAATTGTTCAAAACTTCGGGAATGATTCTGCAAAACAGATTGAAACTACAGTCAATGTTCAACATTCGAGCAGGAACATGTCAG aTTCTCAATCTGTCAGTGTGAATGTCGGCCCCAAGAATATAAAGCAAGAAATGGTGCATGACAATCGCCAAGGGCAACAACTTAGTCAGCAAAATATG aaccaacaacaacagcaacaatgCCCACCGGGGGCAGCAGATTCAAACGATCTAAGTGGATTTGATCTGGACCTGGACATG AACACACTTGATGAACTACTATCTCACATCAACGATGATATAATAGATGACATCATATCTCCTGATGGTCAACAATCTATGACATCACAGTCACAGCCTATGACATCACCATATACTCATAatatgacatcacaatcacaTGTAATGACATCACAAACACAGCATATGACATCATCACAGTCTCAGCAAATGGCATCAATGCAACGTATGTCATCACCAGGACAACATATGACATCACCACCGATGACATCACAGATGATGCAACAGCAACAAAATGCGAAAATGTATTGTAAAAGTGAAAAGGTTGATATGTTCCCAGGATTTCGAGGAAATACG CCTGAAAATAAGCAGGAAAATATCGGATTGCCTCGTCAGAACAGCATGAGTCAGCAGAATATTTCCGCCAATATCATGACTCAACAATCTTTGCGTGTGGGAGGAAACAACTTTTCTGCAAATTTATCGTCGCAACAGAATATTTCTCTGAATATGTCAACTttgcaacaacaacaaaataattatgCCACTAGTGGGAGACAGATGCCATCGAATAACAGTATGACGAGTCAACATATACAAAG ACTGAACCAGGTGGCCCAGTTTGCCCCGCACGAGGCTCCCCCTCCTGAACCCCCGAGATTGTGCCATCCACCGGCAGGTTCTCATGGCCCACAG TCTCAAGCCAACTACTATGAATCTCATTCCCAGCAATTGAAACAATTAGCGGAGAAGACACGATATGGTTCAATGAGCGGTTCCGGGTCAGTAAACATGCCCTCTGACCCCAGGTCAACCCAACACTTCCCACCAC ATTATAGAGGGAATATTGAAGTTCCATCAATGAGTCAGCAAATAAATCTACAGAGTCATCATCAGATGCCACCCGGTGGCCAACGACTTTCACACATGGATTCAAATATGTACGG tCGTCCGGCTCCATTCGTTCAAACCCAACGTTCCAGCATGATGATGCAACAATCGATTCAACAAGAAGCAATTATGATGCGACAACAACACATGCAGAATAATTCACACCCTTATTATGGCAG AATCTCTGAACCACATTCACAGCAAGTTCTTCCAACAAATGTCAATGTTCCTTTCCCAGGGAATG CACCTCACCCATCATGGAACTCTAGAGGTGCAGGATGGCCGTCAACGAACCCACATAACCCCATGCATCGACCTCAAGTAACCCCTGAGCAGGTGCAACGACCTATGATGAACTCTGTTCCAGAGACAAATAATTATATTCCTGAATTTGATCAAGATTTGAACATTTTGGCTGAAATTTTAAGCAAAGCAAACCCTTGA